The sequence below is a genomic window from Coffea arabica cultivar ET-39 chromosome 8e, Coffea Arabica ET-39 HiFi, whole genome shotgun sequence.
AGAACCTAGGAAATATGTGATGCAAATCACAATGTGTACATTTTCATCATAAGTTATCTAGAAATCTGAACTGACAGGTAActattttttaaacaaattcAGAACAAACAAAAAACAAGATGATTGCACATCCAAAACATTACATTTTACTCACCTTCTCCAAAATACCTGTCAAGTAGTGGATCTCATTCTTCTTTACCTCTAACAAAGATGGTCTAATTGCTCCAATATTACTCCTGCATTTTGTCATGCATTCTACTTAGCCAAGATAAGAATATTTTTTGCAAGATAGGCAAGAAAGCCAAATGCAGAAGTTTTAAATTTAATTCAAGGAAAAACTACAATTTTCATCTTTAAAACATATAGTCTATTCAAGCTCATAGTCACCAACACACCCTTTATCTATATTTAGTGATGTAGAATCCAGAAATTAGTATACACAAAAGAAACTTAGTAGCCACAAGAGATTCCACTTTGAAACAGCAAGAGCTCTAAAGACAAGAAACATTGGCATCAATAGACAAAAATAACAATTTTCTTACGTTAAAACAACCGTAAAGCAGAATGCTATGCTCCCTGAAAAGAGTCATGTTTACAGAGCATTACAATATAGAACAAGGGAGTACTTTTATGTCTTGAATTTCTGACTTGCTCATCTCTTGAATTGCTAACCACTATACATTAGAATGGACCAAACCTCAAGTTATCTGTTAGGTTGCTCATGTCTTGAATTTCTGACGTGTGTTTCAAGTCAGCATATTAGACTggaataaaactccacttatcCATCAGGCTGCTTACTGGGAGAACACCCTGACTGATTCTCTTATTCCACTCAATTCTCCCTTCTTTAACATTAGAACAAAgtggctttgtttggattgagataaattcagataaaataatttgcttcacaaattcaatcacctttttatctcacatacatcatatcacaaaaagtgttacagtgattatctcaaataaatcatccaaataaactcctatccaaacaaacccactaGTATTTTTTTATCATAAACTACTCCATACTTTATCCAAGTAATCAAGACGTACAGTCAGGAACCGAATCACTTGCTAGAATGTATCCAAAATCATCAAGAAGAATGATAACTAATACACACAGGCAAGGCCCCCCTGACTGTCTCCTCCCATGCACACTCTCTTTCTTACTGCATGCTTGTATTTTCAAATGCACATTTATTTGACTATGGCATTCAAAGCATGCAATGGCTACCATTTAGGCATCTATGTTTTCTCAGTGCCTGCATATCAAATACCCTCTCTTACCCATTACAGTTCTCTTGCATGCTGCACCCAACTTATTAACATAATGTTATAGAAACAACAAAGCTGATGCAAGCATTATTATTCTCTTGAAAGCTTACTTCTCAGCAAATAACAGGTCCAATTGTTGTTCTTCTACATGCTGCTCAACAGTATCAAGTATGGTTCCTGCCTGCAAGCAAATGGTATGAACCAGAAATTGACAATCACTACATAGATACTTCGAAAACAAGTTGAAGTCTAACAAAAGATGACAAGGACACAATTAAAGAGCTTAGTCACAAGAGACAAGCAGATAAAATTTTTACAAATTGTCTACTATCAAGCTACAAACTGGAAAAGAAAATGTATCCAAATTTGAAGATGTTGTCAGATTCTGTCCTCTTCTTAATGTGCACGATACATATTGGAGGAATAGAGTTGGAAttaggaagagagagagagagagagagagaggagttgTTTATGACATAACAATTTACAGTTTTGGAGAAACTAATCACCAGAGTAATGTACTAGCCATGGCTCATAATAAATGCTTCCTCTTCCCAGGAGACAAGGGTAAGTCCATGGTTTTAGATACCCTCATACAGCAACGACGCTCTCTTCCCACATTGAATCGAACCAGTAGTTAAGGATAATAATAGCAAAATGAAGTTAGGATGAATGGTAGTCTGATTTTGAGTGTCTAGAAACTAGTTACAGCCTGCCTCTTCCTAGAATTGACAGTCACGCTATGGAGCTCAAATATGTCGTAGTAATTTTCATCCGAAACATCTTAATGCTTTAATTTTCTTATTACAATTATACCGTTCTATTTTCTTACCACCTTTTTGAGTTAGATTAAGACTAAATAAACTTCCGTTTGTGCACATTTACTATGAGGGCACAGGTCCATATGATGAAACCATAATCAAAGAATACCTGTGTTTCAAGACACAATGACTCGAACTGATCCTGCATCATTGAAACAGAGAACAGTTAGAACATGAtcctttcctttctctttcctAATGTATGAAAAAAACAAGGTATTGAAACCATGACAGGAAGACAGCTCAAATGATACGAGTTTAGATATCAAAACCAGATACAAAGCTGCAGAAGTTCTTGGTGATCCACATTCTCATCAAGACATCTCTGGCAAATTTGATGTATTAATGAGGAAACATCTAACAGAAGCACCTTTGGATATAATCCGAGAAATAACAGAAAATTGCAACCAAAGATGGTGTAAGTCTAAGTactagaaaaatgcaaacagAGCAAATACATATCCTGCTCATGAAACAACTATATATGTGTTTTCTCCAAAATTGCCAACTTAAATGTTCTAAATGACTTGCATAACGCAtctaaaagaaagaaagtgaaaGAGAGGACAAATAAAACACTTGGCAAATGCAGAAGGTGTGCTATATTACTACTCAGAGTTTCACGGAGTCTCAGAGGATTCTCTTTCCCCATCTAAATGACTGGCAAGAATCAAGGGATCACAGAAGGTTTCTTCCCATGACCCCTGCAGAGAAAGCCTTTCTTTGAGCTATATGCAGAGTCAATCCGCTTTCAAAGCCTGTTACTGTTGTTTGGGCTGGTTCCTTAAAACCCACAAAAGGATGGCACAAGAGCCAGCCAAGCAGTCTAGAGCAGTCAAGGAAGGTGGGATATAGCTAGTTATGGAAGCTCTGGGAGAGCTTTCTAGCAGCCTACAAAACCCATGGAGCCAAAGAGACCCTAGGCACCTAAATGAGCCTTCGGAGCCGGTGATCTGTTCTGCATAAgatcctctctctctcacttgaCGAAGCGTGCAACCATTTTATGTTCTCCTTATATTAGGGGTAGGAGTCACTAAACACCACCCTGGTCCGTGTGGGAATGGCTTAAGGCTTAAGGGATTCGGTGGAGTCATTATACCACAGGTCCAGAACAATGCACACGCGCAGTCTTCTTATATTACTTATTTCAATTTCTATAGGGTGATCTTGCAGAATCGGTCCAGAATCAGCCCAACACAATTCAGTTTCTCTTGGAGCTAATCCAGTCATACGTTTTTTACTGATTCATTTTCTATATCTTCAAATTGTAGACTAAAATTAAGTGCAGCCAACTAGTTGCCCAGCCATTTGAATGCTATGAATGAAAACACTATTCATTATCCAACATAATAGGTATGGGAGAAAAATAAATTCCTGCAAATTATTCTATCATTTGATTGCTAAGTCCTTCTttgataaattatcaatatcaGCCACAGCCAATAGAATAGGAAGAGAAATGAAATGGGTGGAGTACAACAATTTGCAGTCTTCACTTTCTGCCATCAATATAAAATCCCCAACAGCTTAGTTTGGATTGAAAATCGAAATTCTCTAAAATCATCTTGTGTCTTTACATACGGTAAAAGATAAACCGTTAGACGCCCTTAGCATATCATAGTGCAAATGTGGCCAATGTGCATAGTGCGACATGTACCACATTTGAAGAAAATCTGATATAGCACAAAACTTCTTCAGGAACTATAACGCTACCATACTATACcatcttgaaaagaaaaaaaataggtttCACATAATTGACTCACATAAAACTATTTTAAGGGGGAACTAGCTTGACTAAAGATTTTATAACAATATAATAGAAAACAAAAGGCTAGAAGCAAAATGATTACATCCAAAGTCATTCAGTGAAGTTTAATGTGCACAAGACTTGATTGTCTTTACAATTAAAAGTCCTAAAGACTGATGTCTATTTGCAAGTTCAGACCTatataattgattaatttgctATTTCCATCGTAGAACTGAATGCACTTTATAACCATGTTCAGTTGATAGCACCCAGTTGTCTATTCTTAATGTATAGATATATACCCAGAAATGATAACATAATACCACTTAGCCCATTCCAACACATTTTTTACTGTAACTAGTTAGTAGATATTCAGAAATGCTTCCAATTTTACCCATTACAAAACTCTGCAACAACCTTAAAATGATATATAAATAACAAAGTCACAGACTGTGTTTAATTAAATCATCAACCAACTACTATTGGAATGAGAGCTTGAATGTGAGTTGGTAGAGCAGATCAATTTTTGAACATGAGATGAAATACGCTCAGGTTCTAAGACAGTTTCCTTTGCACCTTATGTACCGAAATTATTGGTTCACTAAGACATATGACCTAGCAAATCTAGTTCGGCGCCCAGTCCAGCCTAGTGAAACCTACTATTAGCATCATGAAATAAGATTAAGCTTATGAACTTCTTGTCACACGATCAACTAAAGAAAAGTGAAGAATGGGGTGAATTCTGGATGATTAAATTCTAAGATGCGCTCAAGAATATTTCTTGCATACTAGAAAAACTTGAGGAAATGCAACTCATAAAGCTttcacaaataaaagaaatgctaaCAGTAGGTTGCCATACAGAACGCTATGTACTTTTTGCAGATCAAAAGACAAACTGTGGCTATGAATAGGCTACATATCAGTCTACTCCAAAGCTCAGgtgcaaaaaagaaaattaaaacgaGACTATTAGAAGCAGCAAAAGCCTTAGGAATTAATACAAAGAAAAATAAGCTTGCAATCATCAGCATCTACTTCCAAATTGTAGCTTATTGACGCCTTTCAAGCACTTGTAACTAAGACATAGCATGACTAACTCTTCCCTTCATAAAAGCAGCCAACACAACAGCAAATGTCGTATTGGTTTGACAACATCAGATAATGGAGCACAACCTCAAAGAACACTTCGTTTGACGTGaccaatacattttgtcaaacaCTTGGACTTTAAAAGTTGGAAGCACTCACACAGAATATACTTCAATATCTAGCTATGTACTAGGAATTTAAGTTGAACGAACTGAGAATTTTTGCAAGCAAACAAATTCAATAAGCTTAAGCATTTGACAACcatttcttcttttggattgtCATTAATATATTGACCAGCTATACAGTTCCCTAACATTATCATTCTCCATCTACTCTTTTGAAACTGATCGTATTGAAAATCAACCACATTTTGTACGAACCAAGATGAAATAGGACCAGATACTTTTATGAGCAACTATTAATCTTTGATAGTGTAACAGCAATTCATTTTGCTCTAACTTTTCCTGGGCTCAATCCGTTAACCTTGGTGAGgtagaaaaatgataaaagaaaaagaaactcaTAAAACTGTCAAAATGGCATACCTCTATATTTCCATGCAAAGAAGAAATAACCtgaaaacaaaaattgcagaaatAAGAGTTACttcaaatatttacacaattcaaaaataaatcCAAGAAATAAATACTTTCAAGTACCAAACgacttaaaagaaattaaactaaGCAAATTTACCTCGATTTTGAactttttattagaaaattcatatataaaaaaagaagcaatttaGGCGTGAGAGAATACCTCAATGAATAGGCGATGGAGGCCGTCTTTCTCGGGGTCGGTAAACTTCGGAAAAGCTTTGCAGAATTCCTGGAAGTATTCCAATTTAAAACTAGAACCGAAATTAATTACtcaaatagaaaaaagaaattgatttATGCAGTTTTGGTTGCAAAAAATTACAAATGACCTCTTTGGAGCAAGCTGTGAGGAGAGAACGTAATCCGAGCTTGAACGATTTCTTCAAATTCAGGTGCCTTGACCCCTGAATTTTCGAAATTTCACTGAAATTTTCCATTTCGATTCTCGTTTTCCTTTTCTAACTCGCCGGCGGTAGGGTTTAGAACCTAGAACCGTAGGGCTCGCCGATCTGGGGTTTTTGAAATAGAAGGCGGGAGAAGTAAAGGTCGTACTTTCACAAACTTCCGCTGAGAATTGTGCCGATTCCACGTGGCTCCAATTAGGTTTTCAGAATTACATTTATCACCCTTACAAATTTGAGGgtcttaacaaaattagtcaaattcaattgaatttttCAACGAGTAGGATTAGGGTTTAGATATCTATACTTCTATACAATGCTTTTGAAACTCGGACTGGCCATCGACTCAGTCAAGATttggggtcaggggtcaatggattCGACCAGGGTCGAACCCATCCaagaaccggatgacgtcatcaTGATGtcgtaaatatatttaattttaaaaattaatgtattatgtaaaatttctaaaaacaTATTAATACTAAGAAATGTAGGTGTAATGTATGTTTGATATTTCTAAGATActtttcaagaaaatacaaataaggTAGTTTAATTAAGTAGCAATTTACAATTTAATGCATATTCAACAAGTTTAGAACCAAATTGGAGGGCTTATTTGTAAAGTAATACAAGAATTTAGGGCTATAGCTACAAGTTCTAAAATGTTTCTAGGTGTAATAATAGTTTCCTAGTACTCTAGGGGTCAAAtcataaaattgataaaatatttCTAGGTgaatttttactttctttttttttttatgttttattccttttttaaCTTAGATCTTCCATTTGAGTTGTTTGAGAGAGATTTATGGTAGGATATGTGAAAAGATTTGAAAGTTGTTAAAAGAAAGAatcaaaaaggaaaacaaaaaaggtaaaaagggaaaaaatggaaaaaaactTGGGTCGAAGCGATTCTTTCGGTTTTTTGACTGAGTTTTTGTTTCACGGTTTTTTAAGACAACTCGGACCGAATGCCTACCCTATTCCTAGTTCAACCGGTTGAACCTGCTGGCTCAGTTCGAGTTTCAAAACACAGCttctatactatatataaaaCCAAAGGAAAGGTTTAGGGTTAACATTGGGGCATTGTTTTGAAATCCAGACCGTTCATTGACTTAGAAAAACGAATAGCTCAAGGGTCACTAGTTCAATTGTTGGGCTGACCGTTATTAACCCGTGATGTtataaatattattaataaatattaaacatctaaaaaaacaaacaaatatcTGTGGAAACTTAAGTCATATTATTAAATGTATTCACTTCAATTCTCATTCTATCATTCTAAGTAGTATTATTTGTTTAAAACTCAAAAATAGCTTTTATAAGTTAAAAGGATTTTAAATAGTATTATTTCATATAATTTTAATTTCCTaatttatattataaaaattgaAACACTTAAAAGGCATTAaccaaaaaatgaaatgcattcAAGATTTAAAAAAGCTAATATAGTCAATTATATGTTATAAATGTTAAACAAGAGCTAATATGTAAttcaaaagaagagagagaaatcAGTAAAATAAGGCAATAATTGTTATTGTCTAATTAATTGGAGATAACTATGCATGGGTAATtggtaaaatattaaatttggaATGCCATTAATGAGATTCGTtgaccaaattcaaaattgttgACTTAATTAAGGTTGGATATTGAACCGGCCAGTTCTCGCAAAATCGTTCCAGGTCAACAGCTCAACCAGTTTAAATGAAAATTGATACAAACTGGTTTTTTAAACAAACCCAGACCGGAAAGAAGGCTGGTAAATAGTTCAACCGGTTCGACCAGGCGATCAGGCCtgggttttaaaacattgcaTTAGGGTTAACATTTATGGTCACTTTATG
It includes:
- the LOC113703385 gene encoding uncharacterized protein, yielding MENFSEISKIQGSRHLNLKKSFKLGLRSLLTACSKEEFCKAFPKFTDPEKDGLHRLFIEVISSLHGNIEDQFESLCLETQAGTILDTVEQHVEEQQLDLLFAEKSNIGAIRPSLLEVKKNEIHYLTGILEKAEDQNRLMSSHLDLLKKKKQDVSGVADVVDKLWMDIRSYEIGNNTGS